CGGGCCCGGAGGCATCGCCCCCACTGGCACGGGCAGGGAGCGGGAAGACTCGGGCTGCTCGGGAACGCTGTCGTTCACGCTGTGACCACCCAGACTCGGTTGAAATCCATGTCGGGACTTTGGGCCTAATCTAGTACCCCGCAGCGGCCCGCGTACACCGGCCCCACCGTCCGTCCCGTCCGACGGGGAACGGGCCGCGACGGCGCGGTCGCATCGTGTCCCAAGCTCTCCCCTCCCGCACGCCGCGAGGAGGGGCCAAACTCACTAACTGATAATCCACCAAGACCTTCGGAATAACAAGCCGTCGCGGGACGCGCCGACGCGGACTAGCTTCTTGAGCCCGCACCGGATGCCCCGCCGGGGCCGGCGCTCCACCCCATCCTACGGACCGACATGCGCCTCGTCCTGCTGACCGGCCAAGGGCCCGAACACCGATACGTGACCGGGGTGCTCTCCCGCGCCTTCCCGGACGAGCTCGCGGCCGTCGTGGTGGCGGAGCCGCCGAGGCGCTCGGCGCTGGCCCGGTGGCGCAGCTACCGCCGCCGCTACACCCTCGCCCAGATCGCCTCGCGGGTGCGGGCGAAGGTGTACGCGCGGCTCACCGGCCGCGCCGCGCGGTGGGCGGCCGCGGCGGGCCGCACCCTGTTCGCGGGCGCCGACGACGGCGCGATGCCGCGCCCCGACCTGGTGCGCGTGTTCCCGGGCCACAACGGCCCCGAGTGCCTGGCGTTCCTCGCGGGGCTCAAGCCCGACGTCATCGCGGTGTATGGCACGGGGGTGATCCGCGAGGGCGTGATGCGGCTGGCGGGGCGCGCCATCCTCAACCTCCACACCGGCGTGTCCCCCCGCTACCGCGGCTCCGACTCGGTCTTCTGGGCGCTCCACAACGCGGAGCCGGAGTGGGTCGGCGCGACCGTGCACGTCCTCAGCCAGGCGCTCGACGCGGGCGGCATCATCGCGACGGTGCGCACGCCCATCGCGGGCGACGAGGACGAGGCCACACTGTTCTTCAAGACCGTGGCGGCCGGGGCGCAGCTGTACGTGGAGACGATCCGCCAGGCGGCCGCGGGAGCCGCCCGGCCGGTGCCGCAGCGGCTCGAGGAGGGACGGGAGTACCGGTTCGTCGATCGCACCGTGGCCGCGGAGCGCCGCGTCGAGCGGCTGCTCCGGGGCGGGCTGCTGGCGCGGTACGCGGCCTCGCGGCGGCCGTGAGCCGCCTCCTGGTCGCCGTGCTCCGGGCGGCCGGCCTGCTGCTCTACCGGCTGCGGCTCCACCGCGCCGTGATGTGGCTCGGCCGCCGCCATCCCAAGGTCCTGCTGTACCACGCCTGCGAGCCGGTCGAGGGCCCCGCCACCTACGGGCTGGCCTCGAACACCCCGCCCGCCCGGTTCGCGGCCGACCTCGACTTCCTGCGCCGGCACTACACCGTGGTGCCGCTGTCGGCGCTCGAGTCCGGGCGCGCGCCCCGGCGCGCCGCGGCCATCACCTTCGACGACGGCTACCGCTCGGTGTACGAGCACGCGTTCCCGCTGCTGCGCGAGCGCGGGATGCCGGCGACCGTCTACCTCGTCACCGACGTGGTCGGCACCGGCGGCATGGTCTGGGTCAACGAGCTGAACTGGCTGCTGCACGAGCGGGGCGAGGTCGCGCGGCCGGCCGCCGCGCGGGCCCTGGGCTGCCCGGCCGGCGCGACGCCGGAGGCGCTGCTCGACGCCGCGCGGGCGCGCTACGACGCCGAGGTCGTTCGCGCGCTGCTGGCGGAGATCCGGGCGGCAACGGGGCCGCCGCCCGCCGATCTGCCGCGCATGCACCTGAGCTGGGACGAGGTCGCCCAGATGCGCGCGCAGGGCATCAGCTTCGGCAACCACACCGCGAGCCACCCGAACCTGGCCCGGCTGAGCGCCGCCGACCAGCGCGCCTCCATGGTGCGGGCCCGCGACGTGCTGCGCGAGCGGATCGGCGCGCCGACCTCGCTCGCCTATCCGTTCGGCGACCACGACGCGACGTCCCGCGCCCTGGCCGTCGAGACGGGCCACGTGTCCGTGATGGAGGTGGGCGGCATCAACGCGCCGCTCGACCTCACCCGCGTGGCGCGCACGCCCGTCCAGGCGCGCTCCGACGCCGAGCTGTTCGCCGAGCTCGAGGTGATCGGGCCGGTGAAAGGGTGGCTGCGGCGGCTCACGCGCTCCTGACGGACGCCACCGCCGGGCGCGTCCGGTCCGCGCCGGCCACCCGCTCCCACACGGCATCCAGCTCGCTCAGCCAGCGCGCCGCCCCGAAGCGCTCCTCCACCACCCGCCGCGCCGCCCGGGCGCGCGCGCGCGCCTCGTCGGGCCGGGCCAGCACCTCGCGCAGCGCGGCCGCCAGCGCGCCGGTGTCGCCCGGCGGCACGACCCGGGCGCTCGAGGCGTCCACCACGCGGCCCACGCCGCCCACCGCGAACGCGACGATCGGCACGCCGGCCGCCATCGCCTCCA
This is a stretch of genomic DNA from Gemmatimonadales bacterium. It encodes these proteins:
- a CDS encoding formyl transferase yields the protein MRLVLLTGQGPEHRYVTGVLSRAFPDELAAVVVAEPPRRSALARWRSYRRRYTLAQIASRVRAKVYARLTGRAARWAAAAGRTLFAGADDGAMPRPDLVRVFPGHNGPECLAFLAGLKPDVIAVYGTGVIREGVMRLAGRAILNLHTGVSPRYRGSDSVFWALHNAEPEWVGATVHVLSQALDAGGIIATVRTPIAGDEDEATLFFKTVAAGAQLYVETIRQAAAGAARPVPQRLEEGREYRFVDRTVAAERRVERLLRGGLLARYAASRRP
- a CDS encoding polysaccharide deacetylase family protein, which produces MSRLLVAVLRAAGLLLYRLRLHRAVMWLGRRHPKVLLYHACEPVEGPATYGLASNTPPARFAADLDFLRRHYTVVPLSALESGRAPRRAAAITFDDGYRSVYEHAFPLLRERGMPATVYLVTDVVGTGGMVWVNELNWLLHERGEVARPAAARALGCPAGATPEALLDAARARYDAEVVRALLAEIRAATGPPPADLPRMHLSWDEVAQMRAQGISFGNHTASHPNLARLSAADQRASMVRARDVLRERIGAPTSLAYPFGDHDATSRALAVETGHVSVMEVGGINAPLDLTRVARTPVQARSDAELFAELEVIGPVKGWLRRLTRS